Part of the Desulfovibrio legallii genome, CGGGTGGACAACATCATTGCCCTGACCTTCTGCATCGGTTCGGCCCTGGCTGCGGCCTCGGGCATCATGTGGGCCCTGCGCTACCCCCAGGTGCACCCTTACATGGGCATCATGCCGGGCCTGAAGGCCTTTATTGCCGCTGTGTTCGGGGGCATCGGCTCCATTCAGGGCGCGGTCATCGGCGGCGTGGCCCTGGGCTTTGTGGAAATCATGACCGTGGCCTTTATGCCGGAACTTTCGGGCTACCGCGACGCCTTCGCCTTTGTGCTGCTGGTGCTCGTGCTGCTGTTCAAGCCCACGGGCCTCCTGGGCGAGCGGCTGGAGGAGAAGATCTGATGCGCCTCAACACCAGCACATTTCTGAGCATCGCCCTCATGCTGGCCGGGGCCTGTGTCCTCTGGCAGGCGGAGAGCTTTCTCGGCGATTACCAGATTTATATTGCCAAGCTCATCTTCATCAACGCCATCCTGGCGCTCTCGCTTAACCTCATCTACGGCTTTACCGGCCTGTTTTCTTTGGGGCACGCGGGCTTTATCGCCATCGGCGCCTATGTTTCGGCCCTCTGCATTCTGTCGCCGGAACAAAAAGAAATGATGTGGATTCTGGAGCCCATCATCTGGCCTTTTTCGGAGCTCATGACCCCCTTCTGGGTTTCGGTGCTGGCCGGCGGGCTGGTGGCGGCGATCTTTGCCTTCATCATCGCCGTGCCCGTGCTGCGCCTGGGCGACGACTATCTGGGCATCGCCACACTGGGCTTTGCCGAGATTATCCGCGTGCTTATCGTTAACGCCACGGGCATCACCAACGGCTCTCTGGGCATCAAGGGCATACCGGGCCATGCCTCGCTGCTTTCCTGCTATGTCTGGATGCTCTTTACGCTCATTGTGCTGGCGCGGCTCGTCTTCAGCAATTACGGCAACGTGATGCGCTGCATCCGGGATAACGAAATAGCCGCCAGGGTCATGGGCATCAACGTTTTTCGCTACAAGGTGCTCTCCTTCTGCGTAGGCGCGTTTTTTGCCGGCGTGGGCGGGGCCCTGCTGGGCAGCCACCTTTCCACCATCGACCCCAAGATGTTCAATTTTTTGCTGACCTTCAACGTCCTCATGTTTGTGGTGGCGGGCGGCCTGGGCTCCCTGACGGGCAGCCTGCTGGGCGCGGGGGTCATCACTATTCTGCTGGAATGGCTGCGCGCCATTGAAGAACCCATGGA contains:
- a CDS encoding branched-chain amino acid ABC transporter permease gives rise to the protein MRLNTSTFLSIALMLAGACVLWQAESFLGDYQIYIAKLIFINAILALSLNLIYGFTGLFSLGHAGFIAIGAYVSALCILSPEQKEMMWILEPIIWPFSELMTPFWVSVLAGGLVAAIFAFIIAVPVLRLGDDYLGIATLGFAEIIRVLIVNATGITNGSLGIKGIPGHASLLSCYVWMLFTLIVLARLVFSNYGNVMRCIRDNEIAARVMGINVFRYKVLSFCVGAFFAGVGGALLGSHLSTIDPKMFNFLLTFNVLMFVVAGGLGSLTGSLLGAGVITILLEWLRAIEEPMDLGFIELPGIPGMRMVVFSLVLLGIILYRREGIMGTRELTWKGLNALLRRGKA